One window from the genome of Echinicola vietnamensis DSM 17526 encodes:
- the tnpA gene encoding IS200/IS605 family transposase: MHKSHNVSVLLYHVVCAAKYRRVVFSKGGDQVLISTCEQIELRYEIKFLEIGTDADHVHFLIQSVPTYSKTKIVRTIKSLLVREVFQHCPEVKKQLWGGEFWGKGYFVNTVGQHGTEEKIANYVKSQGLEKEYKKLKTNYQLKIFD; this comes from the coding sequence ATCCATAAGAGTCATAATGTTTCAGTTTTGCTGTATCATGTAGTTTGCGCAGCAAAATATAGACGTGTAGTGTTCAGCAAGGGGGGGGATCAAGTATTGATTTCGACCTGTGAACAGATAGAATTAAGATATGAGATTAAGTTTCTAGAAATCGGGACAGATGCAGACCACGTACACTTTCTTATACAATCGGTTCCCACCTATAGTAAAACTAAGATTGTGAGAACGATAAAGAGTTTGCTAGTCCGAGAGGTATTTCAACATTGCCCAGAGGTGAAAAAGCAGCTTTGGGGCGGAGAATTTTGGGGTAAAGGGTACTTTGTCAATACCGTTGGCCAACATGGAACTGAGGAAAAGATAGCTAATTATGTTAAGAGTCAGGGGCTGGAAAAAGAATACAAAAAACTAAAGACCAATTATCAACTAAAAATATTCGATTGA
- a CDS encoding Fur family transcriptional regulator, whose product MSTIKELEENLLQHKIKPTAMRLLVLEYLLDHEIAVSLTDLYRDFVKSDRTTIYRTLKAFEDNGLVHSIDDGTGVPKYALCETGCKCEIERDLHLHFHCRKCGETKCLYSYKIPEIVLPPNHQAEEANLVVKGVCSQCSG is encoded by the coding sequence ATGAGCACTATAAAAGAACTGGAAGAAAACCTATTGCAACATAAAATAAAACCCACGGCCATGCGACTGCTTGTGCTAGAGTACTTGTTGGATCACGAAATAGCAGTAAGTCTTACTGATCTATACAGGGACTTTGTGAAATCTGATAGAACTACCATCTACAGAACGCTAAAAGCTTTTGAAGATAATGGACTGGTGCATAGCATTGATGATGGTACCGGAGTGCCTAAGTATGCTTTATGCGAAACAGGTTGTAAATGTGAAATAGAAAGAGATCTGCACTTGCATTTTCATTGCAGAAAATGTGGGGAAACCAAATGCCTGTACAGCTATAAAATACCAGAAATTGTCCTACCACCCAACCATCAGGCAGAAGAAGCCAACCTGGTAGTAAAGGGTGTTTGTTCACAATGCAGTGGCTAA
- a CDS encoding efflux RND transporter periplasmic adaptor subunit, which translates to MKKQIIYILALVLIVSVFTACESNSADKAGEASHEAHNEGGHEEEGHNEEGMAEVHLSNLKFESLGIKIDTIPTRSLSGVVEANGQLEVPPQHEATVTAILGANVNSIKVIEGDKVRKGQVLAYLSHPNLTNLQTNYVKAYSRFQYLEKEMQRQKRLYEEEVGSGKTYQETLADYNSMKGEVKGYEAQLKQLNLNIENIQGGDIYEYVPVVSPIKGYVEKVKVQLGQYVDPQTVMFMIVNIDHIHADLMVFEKDVHKVKKGQKLSFTVESVPGNTLTAKIYSVGKQFEQKPKAVHVHAEIDQKEDFLIPGMYINGKIRTGNTQVKALPESAIIEEEGKPYIFMAEAHEEDGKTEWAFKAVEVRTGINEDGWVEIKLLEPLPDGTQVAWNNAYYLISEMKKSQTSHSH; encoded by the coding sequence ATGAAAAAGCAGATCATATATATACTAGCGCTGGTACTGATAGTATCGGTATTTACGGCATGCGAAAGCAATTCGGCTGATAAGGCGGGAGAAGCTTCCCATGAAGCGCATAATGAAGGAGGACATGAAGAGGAAGGTCATAATGAGGAAGGCATGGCCGAGGTCCACCTTTCGAATCTTAAATTTGAAAGTCTGGGCATCAAGATTGACACAATACCCACCCGTTCACTATCGGGCGTGGTAGAAGCCAATGGCCAGTTAGAAGTTCCACCCCAGCATGAGGCGACAGTTACGGCCATCCTGGGAGCAAATGTAAACTCCATAAAAGTGATAGAGGGAGACAAGGTGAGAAAAGGACAGGTGTTGGCATACCTCTCCCACCCTAACCTGACGAACTTGCAAACTAATTATGTAAAGGCATATAGTCGGTTTCAATATCTGGAAAAGGAAATGCAACGGCAAAAAAGACTGTATGAGGAAGAAGTAGGTTCCGGGAAAACTTATCAGGAAACATTGGCTGATTACAATTCCATGAAGGGAGAAGTGAAAGGCTATGAAGCCCAGTTAAAACAACTGAACTTGAATATTGAGAATATTCAAGGAGGAGACATCTATGAGTACGTGCCTGTGGTCAGCCCGATCAAAGGCTACGTTGAAAAGGTAAAAGTTCAACTGGGACAGTATGTTGATCCTCAAACAGTGATGTTTATGATCGTCAACATAGACCATATCCATGCCGACCTAATGGTCTTTGAAAAGGATGTTCACAAAGTGAAAAAAGGACAAAAGTTGTCTTTTACTGTGGAATCTGTTCCGGGAAATACGTTGACTGCCAAAATTTATTCAGTAGGAAAACAATTTGAACAAAAGCCAAAAGCCGTACATGTACATGCAGAAATAGATCAAAAGGAAGATTTTCTGATCCCGGGGATGTACATCAATGGTAAAATACGTACCGGAAATACTCAGGTAAAGGCCTTACCTGAAAGCGCCATTATAGAAGAAGAAGGCAAGCCTTATATTTTTATGGCAGAAGCACATGAAGAAGATGGGAAGACCGAATGGGCATTTAAAGCAGTGGAAGTACGAACAGGTATTAATGAAGACGGTTGGGTAGAAATTAAATTGTTGGAGCCGCTTCCGGATGGTACCCAGGTTGCCTGGAACAATGCCTATTACCTGATTTCTGAAATGAAGAAAAGCCAGACTTCTCATAGCCACTAA
- a CDS encoding P-II family nitrogen regulator, giving the protein MKEIKAFIKPKRVQVVVESLRDAGFESVTVSKGEGTGAHKDPDASPSLDFHFTDSPIVKLELVCQN; this is encoded by the coding sequence ATGAAAGAAATAAAAGCATTTATAAAACCGAAAAGAGTGCAGGTAGTGGTAGAATCTCTGCGAGATGCAGGATTTGAAAGCGTTACAGTCTCCAAAGGTGAGGGAACAGGTGCTCATAAAGACCCTGATGCTTCTCCTTCCCTGGACTTTCATTTTACCGATAGCCCGATAGTAAAGCTGGAGCTTGTGTGCCAAAATTAA
- a CDS encoding heavy-metal-associated domain-containing protein: MKTIILSLAFVFLLAGHGIVQSTDSQKTEKASTTQENETVKLKVTELTCAGCTNHLYKILKETKGVIDKSVEYPGDIAVVEYDPKQTNPEKLIASIKEKTAYKAELYTGKND; encoded by the coding sequence ATGAAAACCATAATTTTAAGCCTGGCATTCGTCTTTTTACTTGCAGGACATGGGATAGTACAATCTACCGATTCACAAAAAACTGAAAAAGCCAGTACTACTCAGGAAAACGAGACGGTTAAACTGAAAGTCACCGAGCTCACCTGTGCCGGCTGTACCAATCACCTTTACAAGATATTAAAAGAAACAAAGGGCGTCATCGACAAATCGGTGGAGTATCCAGGGGATATCGCAGTGGTGGAATATGATCCCAAACAGACCAATCCGGAGAAGCTCATTGCATCTATCAAAGAAAAAACTGCTTACAAAGCTGAACTATACACTGGGAAAAATGATTAG
- a CDS encoding AlbA family DNA-binding domain-containing protein, with the protein MEDVVAKTIAGFMNTRGGNLFIGIDDEGKPLGLVENYRCLKKPGRDGFEQYIMQLISTKLGTNYCSLVDVSFYQIEGLDVCHLEIKHAHSPVYLHQDDRSHFYIRTGNGTRELDIPEALNYIEENLNGR; encoded by the coding sequence ATGGAAGATGTAGTAGCAAAAACAATTGCAGGGTTTATGAACACCCGGGGAGGGAATCTTTTTATTGGTATTGATGACGAGGGTAAACCACTTGGTTTGGTCGAGAACTACCGTTGTTTGAAAAAACCGGGACGAGATGGTTTTGAGCAGTATATAATGCAACTGATCTCCACCAAATTAGGGACAAATTATTGCTCTCTGGTAGATGTTTCTTTTTACCAAATAGAAGGGCTTGATGTCTGTCATCTTGAGATTAAACATGCGCACTCTCCGGTCTATCTGCATCAGGACGACCGTTCACACTTTTATATCCGTACAGGAAATGGTACGCGTGAACTTGATATACCTGAAGCGCTCAATTACATCGAAGAAAATTTAAATGGTCGTTAA
- a CDS encoding P-II family nitrogen regulator, whose amino-acid sequence MEKAVQLICGKAQTPDPGDGIIYISEIEDAYRIKTGKSIKRFDMK is encoded by the coding sequence ATGGAAAAAGCCGTGCAATTGATATGCGGAAAAGCCCAAACGCCTGATCCGGGCGATGGCATTATTTACATCTCTGAAATAGAGGATGCCTACAGAATAAAGACCGGAAAGTCTATCAAAAGATTTGATATGAAGTAG
- the merA gene encoding mercury(II) reductase: MVKIRNMFTPKSNKIGEGQKSLSEVVLEIEGMTCDHCATGIEKKVGHLVGTASQKVNYPEGKGIFSYDPEKVSKKEIIDTINGMGNYSVKKELPASSNGQGTEEEVTFSISGMTCDHCATSIEKRFEGHEGLISKSVSYADEKGTFIFNPDKISRQEIIETINKEGNYKVQKEIGGNGNLERADPGQHDLIIIGGGSAAFSAATTANELGLTVLMVNAGLDIGGTCVNVGCVPSKHLIRAAEQVHRAQHSPFNGVSGANPTFDFKATIQQKKELVAALQKKKYLGVVGDLDNITILEGWARFVDAHTIEVDGKPYKGMKYLLATGATTNVPDLPGLEDVGYLTNETLFDLEEQPEHLIVLGAGYIALEIAQAYHRFGTKVTMLHRSERILRTQAADITDDLTSHFTEEGIEVHTNVSIQKFEKNGDAIVAHTNEGTFEASHVLVATGTRPNTSGLAIENAGVNLNKTGHILVNTKQETNVGHIYAAGDCTDTPAFVYTAAKEGKVAVLNAFQSTGDMVDYTGLPWVVFTDPQIAGAGLDEKEAEEAGIPYETSVMPLTEVPRAQAALDTRGVIKLIRNSETDKLIGGRIIAPEGGELAMQVSLAIKAGMTIQELADAFHPYLTLSEGVKLAAITFNKDVSELSCCAS, encoded by the coding sequence ATGGTTAAAATAAGAAATATGTTTACTCCTAAGAGTAACAAGATCGGTGAAGGACAAAAAAGTTTATCGGAAGTTGTGCTGGAAATAGAAGGCATGACCTGCGATCATTGCGCCACCGGTATTGAGAAAAAGGTTGGTCATCTTGTTGGAACAGCAAGTCAGAAGGTAAACTATCCGGAGGGAAAGGGAATATTCTCCTACGATCCTGAAAAGGTTTCAAAGAAAGAGATCATAGATACCATTAACGGCATGGGCAATTACTCCGTTAAGAAGGAATTGCCTGCATCATCAAATGGTCAGGGAACTGAAGAAGAAGTAACGTTTAGCATTTCCGGGATGACCTGTGACCATTGCGCCACCTCCATTGAGAAGCGCTTTGAAGGCCATGAAGGTTTGATCTCCAAATCGGTGAGTTATGCCGATGAAAAAGGCACATTTATCTTCAACCCCGATAAAATAAGCCGTCAGGAAATTATTGAAACGATCAACAAGGAGGGCAATTACAAAGTACAAAAGGAAATTGGAGGAAACGGCAACCTGGAACGCGCAGATCCCGGGCAACACGATCTGATCATCATAGGTGGAGGATCTGCGGCATTTTCAGCGGCCACTACGGCCAATGAACTTGGGTTGACCGTGTTGATGGTGAATGCCGGACTGGACATTGGCGGCACCTGTGTGAATGTGGGTTGCGTACCCTCCAAACATTTGATCAGAGCTGCAGAGCAGGTTCACCGGGCGCAGCATTCGCCTTTTAATGGCGTGTCAGGCGCAAATCCAACTTTTGATTTCAAGGCTACCATACAACAGAAAAAAGAATTGGTGGCAGCCCTGCAAAAGAAGAAATACCTGGGCGTGGTGGGTGACCTGGATAATATCACTATTCTGGAGGGTTGGGCCAGGTTCGTGGATGCGCACACCATTGAAGTGGATGGAAAGCCGTACAAAGGCATGAAGTATTTGCTGGCAACTGGCGCCACAACCAATGTGCCTGACCTGCCAGGCTTAGAGGATGTTGGGTACCTGACGAATGAAACACTGTTTGACCTGGAGGAACAGCCCGAACACTTAATCGTGCTTGGAGCCGGATACATTGCGTTGGAGATTGCCCAGGCATATCATCGCTTTGGCACTAAGGTCACCATGTTGCATCGGTCAGAAAGAATTCTACGAACACAGGCTGCCGATATTACGGATGACCTGACATCCCATTTTACAGAGGAAGGCATTGAGGTCCATACCAATGTCAGTATTCAAAAATTCGAAAAGAACGGAGATGCCATAGTGGCCCATACCAATGAGGGGACTTTTGAAGCTTCTCATGTGCTGGTAGCCACAGGAACCAGACCGAATACCAGCGGTCTGGCGATTGAAAACGCTGGTGTCAATCTCAATAAAACAGGTCATATTTTAGTCAATACTAAACAGGAGACGAATGTAGGCCACATTTATGCGGCAGGGGATTGTACCGATACACCTGCATTCGTATATACCGCTGCAAAAGAAGGAAAGGTCGCTGTATTAAACGCTTTCCAAAGCACCGGCGATATGGTCGATTATACAGGCCTTCCATGGGTCGTATTTACAGATCCGCAGATAGCAGGGGCTGGCTTGGACGAAAAGGAGGCCGAAGAAGCAGGGATACCTTATGAAACCAGTGTGATGCCGTTAACCGAGGTGCCACGTGCACAAGCAGCTTTGGACACGCGGGGGGTTATCAAACTGATCAGAAACAGTGAGACAGATAAACTTATTGGTGGACGAATCATCGCTCCTGAGGGAGGCGAATTGGCTATGCAAGTCAGTCTGGCAATTAAAGCCGGAATGACTATTCAGGAACTGGCCGATGCATTTCACCCTTACCTGACCTTATCAGAAGGAGTGAAACTGGCTGCCATCACCTTTAATAAAGATGTGTCAGAATTGAGTTGTTGTGCCAGTTAA
- a CDS encoding zinc-ribbon domain-containing protein, whose protein sequence is MSTPIEEMQQLARERGGLCLSDLYINSKSKLWWQCAKGHQWQATPFSVKIRKSWCPVCANNVPHGIEKMQSLAKVKGGKCISREYINSKTTLRWQCKNGHRFQATADSVVQGSWCPKCK, encoded by the coding sequence ATGTCAACTCCTATTGAAGAAATGCAGCAATTAGCCAGGGAACGTGGCGGACTTTGTTTATCAGATTTATATATCAACAGCAAGTCCAAATTGTGGTGGCAATGTGCAAAAGGTCATCAATGGCAGGCCACCCCTTTTAGTGTGAAAATCAGAAAAAGCTGGTGTCCTGTATGTGCTAACAACGTTCCACACGGAATAGAGAAGATGCAATCCCTGGCTAAAGTAAAGGGAGGTAAATGTATTTCCAGGGAATACATAAACTCCAAAACGACACTCAGGTGGCAGTGTAAAAACGGTCATCGTTTCCAGGCTACTGCTGATAGTGTAGTTCAGGGGAGTTGGTGTCCGAAATGTAAATAA
- a CDS encoding CusA/CzcA family heavy metal efflux RND transporter, with translation MINKIISFSIKNKFIVGLLTLALIGVGIYSMATVNLGSVPDITNNQVQVMTVSPNLATEDIEQFVTYPVELAMGNLPGVDEIRSISRFGLSVVTIVFEDEMGIYKPRQLVQEKLNELKETIPEKFGSPTMGPISTGLGQIYEYTIQPKEGYEDQYSPMELRTIQDWIVKRQLTLLDGVVEVNSFGGYIKQYEVAINPEKLNAQNVSISQVYEALARNNVNTGGAYIEKNRMSNFIRGEGLVRSLDDIRKIVIKTENGIPVTIGDVAEKVHFGNQVRYGAFTQDGKEAVGGIIMMMKGSNPNAVIQDVKARMEEVEKSLPEGLTINTIIDRSDLISRTTDTVKTNLFEGALIVIFALVILLGSLRGGIITATTIPLSLLFAFIMMKQFNVWANLMSLGAIDFGIIIDGAVIIIEGTVYEIQKRIRSGKIKFNQVLMDEVAYDAGSTMMGSAFFGQIIILIVFAPILFLTGVEGKMFQPMAYTFGFAMIGAIILCLTYVPMMSALFMKPIQNKKNWFGRFERWLERVSDKIIGSIQKVYLPLLKGALRFKAIVIIVAIVLLGAAGFVFSRMGGEFVPQLDEGDIAMQALIRPGSSLSESKEVSIKIENLLLESFPEIKTVTARIGVADIPTDPMPMDIADMYLILEKDKDQWVSAETKDELIEQIKDKLETHLTGVNLVFTQPVELRFNELLEGVREDIAVKLYGEDLEVLSEKVQEMANIISTVSGAGDVNPERTSGLPQMTVRYNRDKVAQYGLVIQKLNEYVSSAFAGGVAGVIFEGEKRFDLVIRFDEAHRKSIDDLRTLYIDLPDGTQVPIKEVADISYMPGPMQISRDNTYRRTYVGVNTRGRDVESVVNDIQEKLDAELDLPPGYYITYGGEFENLQRAKSRLQIVVPIALFLIFVLLYFALKSFSQSIMIYMAIPLAAIGGVFGLWIRGMPFSISAGVGFIVLFGVAVLNGLVLINRFNSLKEEGVTSIRERILTGTKERIRPIMLTATTDIFGFLPMAFSASAGAEVQRPLATVVIGGMLTATLLTLVVLPVLYTFVEGRREKGKSLSAPNANVIIVFFVCGGLFGLPAVANAQQQDSLPTITLEQARKRAVESYPKIQSARLEIENQEMLKKTAWDFGNTQIFTGKEEVGNGSDVSAEGVYTQIGIQQQQIDIFGIAPKLKLQKERVALAEKALDLSVIELELEVSRAWGMVYAAKNTYQVYQHLDSIFTDIERAARIRLETEASSKLEYLATSNQANQVQIQKEQAYRDYLSSLQRLNLWFANDTLFTVPDIPANQLDRPLNYVVDSLMSHPLLNVSKQRVNVADATIKERRSQFLPKLQGQYGRQQIAGQSGFYQYQIGIRIPLLFGPELGRTQSAKIQRNIASQNLRQTQLEINTAYQNTKEKYLKWHNSWVYYRDEALPLAADQRSGAITAYREGAIDYVAFLQNIRDAIRIEVDSWDAFGNYLDSRYQLEYFLKTSN, from the coding sequence ATGATCAATAAAATCATTTCTTTTTCTATAAAGAATAAATTCATCGTGGGTCTGCTGACGCTGGCCCTCATTGGTGTGGGGATCTACTCCATGGCCACGGTCAATCTGGGTTCTGTCCCGGACATTACCAACAACCAGGTGCAGGTGATGACCGTTTCGCCCAACCTTGCCACAGAAGATATAGAACAATTTGTGACTTATCCGGTAGAGTTGGCCATGGGTAATTTGCCAGGTGTGGACGAAATTCGGTCTATTTCAAGGTTTGGCCTATCAGTAGTCACCATTGTTTTTGAAGACGAAATGGGGATCTACAAACCCCGGCAGTTGGTGCAGGAAAAATTAAATGAACTAAAGGAGACTATTCCTGAAAAATTTGGTAGTCCCACTATGGGGCCTATTTCTACAGGTTTAGGCCAGATTTACGAATACACCATTCAACCCAAAGAAGGTTATGAGGATCAGTATTCACCCATGGAACTGCGCACTATTCAGGATTGGATTGTAAAAAGACAACTGACTTTGCTTGATGGTGTGGTTGAAGTAAATTCTTTCGGTGGCTATATCAAGCAATATGAAGTGGCCATCAATCCAGAAAAACTCAACGCGCAGAACGTGAGCATTTCTCAGGTATATGAAGCCCTGGCCAGAAATAATGTGAATACCGGAGGTGCTTACATTGAAAAGAATCGCATGTCCAATTTCATCCGTGGAGAAGGACTTGTACGCTCGCTGGATGATATCAGAAAAATAGTCATAAAGACGGAAAATGGAATCCCGGTCACCATAGGTGATGTGGCAGAAAAAGTGCATTTCGGCAATCAGGTACGATACGGGGCGTTTACCCAGGATGGAAAAGAGGCCGTCGGCGGCATCATTATGATGATGAAAGGCTCCAACCCCAATGCGGTCATCCAGGATGTGAAAGCGCGCATGGAAGAGGTAGAGAAATCGCTTCCGGAGGGATTGACGATCAACACTATAATTGATCGTAGTGATTTAATTTCCAGAACTACTGATACTGTGAAAACCAATCTTTTTGAGGGGGCGCTGATTGTAATATTCGCATTGGTGATCTTGTTGGGTAGCCTTCGTGGTGGAATTATCACTGCGACTACTATTCCGCTTTCCCTGCTTTTTGCCTTCATTATGATGAAGCAATTTAATGTTTGGGCCAACCTAATGAGTCTCGGGGCCATTGATTTTGGGATCATCATTGACGGGGCGGTGATTATCATAGAAGGTACGGTTTACGAAATTCAGAAACGCATACGCTCCGGGAAAATTAAGTTCAATCAGGTCTTGATGGATGAGGTGGCTTATGATGCAGGAAGTACCATGATGGGTTCCGCTTTTTTCGGGCAGATTATCATCCTCATTGTATTTGCCCCGATCTTGTTTCTCACCGGTGTGGAAGGTAAAATGTTCCAGCCTATGGCCTACACCTTTGGATTTGCCATGATTGGTGCCATCATCCTGTGCCTGACGTATGTACCGATGATGTCGGCCTTATTCATGAAACCCATCCAAAACAAGAAAAACTGGTTTGGCCGTTTCGAACGTTGGTTAGAGAGGGTGAGCGATAAGATAATTGGAAGCATACAAAAAGTTTATTTGCCTTTATTAAAAGGAGCTCTTCGTTTTAAAGCCATTGTGATTATTGTGGCTATTGTACTGCTGGGAGCAGCCGGGTTTGTTTTTTCAAGAATGGGAGGGGAATTTGTTCCACAGCTTGATGAGGGAGATATCGCCATGCAGGCACTCATCAGGCCTGGAAGTTCCTTAAGTGAATCAAAAGAAGTATCCATCAAGATAGAGAACCTGTTATTGGAAAGTTTTCCTGAAATAAAAACAGTAACTGCCCGAATCGGAGTGGCAGATATTCCTACTGATCCCATGCCGATGGATATAGCAGACATGTACCTCATTTTAGAAAAAGATAAAGATCAATGGGTTTCTGCTGAAACCAAGGACGAGCTGATTGAGCAAATAAAGGATAAACTAGAGACCCATCTGACAGGGGTAAATCTGGTATTTACTCAGCCCGTAGAACTGCGTTTTAATGAGTTGCTGGAAGGAGTACGGGAGGACATTGCCGTTAAACTCTATGGTGAAGACCTGGAAGTGCTTTCCGAAAAAGTGCAGGAGATGGCTAATATTATTTCTACCGTATCTGGAGCCGGGGATGTTAACCCCGAACGGACATCTGGGCTTCCTCAAATGACCGTCCGCTACAACAGGGATAAAGTTGCACAATACGGCCTGGTTATTCAAAAGCTTAATGAGTATGTGAGCTCTGCTTTTGCCGGAGGTGTTGCAGGAGTCATTTTTGAAGGGGAAAAGCGTTTTGACCTGGTCATCCGCTTTGACGAGGCTCACCGTAAAAGTATAGATGACCTGCGCACACTCTACATTGATCTGCCTGATGGCACCCAAGTACCCATCAAAGAAGTCGCTGATATTAGTTATATGCCAGGCCCTATGCAGATATCACGTGACAACACCTATAGAAGAACCTATGTTGGAGTTAATACCAGGGGGCGTGACGTAGAATCAGTGGTGAATGACATACAGGAAAAGCTGGATGCAGAATTGGATTTACCGCCCGGTTACTACATTACTTATGGTGGGGAATTTGAAAATCTTCAGCGGGCTAAAAGCAGGCTGCAGATTGTTGTGCCTATCGCCCTGTTTCTGATATTTGTATTGTTATATTTTGCCCTAAAGTCATTTTCTCAATCCATTATGATCTATATGGCTATCCCCTTGGCAGCTATCGGGGGAGTTTTTGGCTTATGGATAAGAGGTATGCCATTTAGTATCTCGGCAGGCGTTGGCTTTATAGTACTTTTCGGGGTGGCTGTGTTGAACGGCCTGGTACTGATCAACCGCTTCAATTCATTGAAAGAAGAAGGCGTGACGAGTATTAGAGAAAGAATTCTAACGGGAACAAAAGAACGAATCAGGCCTATTATGCTTACTGCAACAACAGACATATTCGGATTTCTGCCGATGGCATTTTCAGCATCTGCGGGAGCTGAAGTTCAGCGACCATTAGCAACGGTAGTAATTGGTGGCATGCTTACTGCGACATTGCTTACGCTGGTAGTGCTGCCAGTGCTATACACATTTGTAGAGGGAAGGAGAGAAAAAGGAAAAAGTCTGAGTGCTCCGAATGCCAATGTGATCATTGTTTTTTTCGTTTGTGGTGGATTGTTTGGATTACCGGCAGTGGCTAATGCCCAGCAGCAAGACAGTTTACCTACGATCACATTAGAACAGGCCAGGAAGCGGGCTGTAGAAAGTTATCCTAAAATTCAATCGGCACGTCTGGAAATAGAAAACCAGGAGATGCTGAAGAAAACTGCCTGGGATTTTGGTAATACCCAAATATTTACCGGGAAAGAAGAGGTGGGTAATGGTTCGGATGTGAGTGCTGAAGGAGTTTATACCCAAATCGGTATCCAACAGCAGCAAATTGACATTTTTGGAATAGCGCCAAAGCTCAAACTGCAAAAAGAGAGGGTAGCCCTGGCTGAAAAAGCCCTTGACCTGTCTGTGATTGAGCTGGAGCTTGAGGTAAGCCGCGCCTGGGGCATGGTCTATGCTGCGAAAAACACCTACCAGGTATATCAGCATCTCGATTCTATTTTTACAGATATTGAAAGGGCAGCCAGGATAAGGCTGGAAACGGAAGCCTCTTCCAAACTGGAATACCTCGCTACTTCCAATCAGGCCAATCAGGTACAGATACAGAAAGAACAGGCTTATCGGGATTATTTGAGTTCACTGCAACGCCTCAATCTCTGGTTTGCCAATGACACCCTGTTTACAGTACCGGATATTCCGGCCAACCAGTTGGATCGACCCCTGAATTATGTTGTTGATTCACTTATGAGTCATCCTTTACTTAATGTTTCAAAACAACGGGTAAATGTAGCGGATGCCACGATCAAAGAGAGGCGCTCGCAGTTTCTTCCAAAGTTGCAAGGTCAGTATGGCCGGCAGCAAATTGCCGGACAGTCGGGATTTTATCAGTATCAGATTGGGATACGCATTCCATTATTGTTCGGACCTGAACTTGGAAGGACACAGTCTGCAAAGATCCAAAGGAATATAGCCAGCCAAAACCTGCGACAAACCCAACTGGAAATCAACACTGCTTATCAGAATACCAAGGAAAAATATTTGAAATGGCACAACTCCTGGGTCTATTACCGTGATGAAGCGCTCCCGCTGGCAGCAGATCAGCGGTCAGGGGCTATTACCGCCTATCGGGAAGGTGCTATTGATTATGTGGCCTTCCTGCAAAACATCAGAGATGCCATTCGCATAGAAGTGGACTCCTGGGATGCCTTTGGCAACTACCTGGATAGCCGCTACCAACTGGAATACTTCTTAAAAACATCAAATTAA
- a CDS encoding DUF6660 family protein yields the protein MKIACYILSLYFIVLAGMTCADSVPLNDDKENVTVVNTADNHPNHEHNQGGDGCSPLCVCHCCHLHFFPVAEVVFSHPVKLPVTFFSHYQGLESIEISEFLKPPIS from the coding sequence GTGAAAATCGCGTGTTACATATTAAGCTTATACTTCATAGTCCTTGCAGGGATGACCTGTGCAGATTCTGTTCCGCTTAATGATGATAAGGAAAATGTTACCGTAGTAAATACTGCAGATAACCATCCCAACCATGAGCATAATCAGGGTGGGGATGGTTGTTCTCCGTTGTGTGTTTGTCATTGTTGTCACTTGCACTTTTTCCCCGTTGCAGAAGTAGTATTTTCACATCCCGTGAAGTTACCTGTTACTTTTTTTTCCCACTACCAGGGACTCGAAAGCATTGAAATCTCCGAATTTCTTAAGCCCCCAATATCATAA